In Pseudomonadota bacterium, a single window of DNA contains:
- the queA gene encoding tRNA preQ1(34) S-adenosylmethionine ribosyltransferase-isomerase QueA, translated as MNPLFDIEQYNYDLPEALIAQKPAGRRDESRLLVLDGVDGGMEDRNFSALPDLIGSGDLLVVNNTKVFPARLLGRKETGGKVELLILDYPRFDAEAGDSKGQVHVTGLVKSSKRPKKGSRLLFGSGLEGIVDTLHEDGKVTVELHFQGDFEEAIAEYGQMPLPPYINRDQGEAPFDRERYQTVFARQTGAVAAPTAGLHFTEELLSKVTRKGAAVANITLHVGYGTFAPVRVNDIRNHTIHSEYIEISPETADQVNEVKMAGGKVWAVGTTTVRALESAATAQGMLNAFQGLCNLYIYPGYQFRIVDNLVTNFHLPRSSLLFMVSALAGRNFVMQAYSHAVGKKYRFYSYGDAMAIIMKK; from the coding sequence ATGAATCCTTTGTTTGACATTGAACAATATAATTATGACCTGCCTGAAGCGCTGATTGCCCAGAAACCTGCCGGTCGCCGGGATGAATCCCGTCTTCTTGTTCTGGATGGAGTCGATGGCGGCATGGAAGACCGCAATTTCAGCGCATTGCCTGATTTGATAGGGTCTGGCGATCTCCTTGTTGTCAATAACACCAAAGTTTTTCCGGCAAGGTTGCTGGGCAGAAAAGAAACCGGCGGCAAGGTGGAACTCCTGATTCTCGACTATCCCCGGTTTGATGCCGAAGCAGGTGACAGCAAGGGGCAAGTACATGTGACCGGGCTTGTAAAAAGCTCTAAAAGACCCAAGAAAGGGAGCCGATTGCTTTTCGGTTCTGGTTTGGAGGGCATAGTCGATACATTGCATGAAGACGGCAAGGTGACGGTGGAGCTTCATTTCCAAGGGGATTTTGAAGAGGCGATTGCCGAATACGGTCAAATGCCGCTTCCTCCCTATATCAATCGTGATCAGGGTGAAGCGCCTTTTGACCGGGAGCGCTATCAGACGGTTTTTGCCAGGCAGACCGGAGCCGTTGCCGCACCAACTGCCGGGCTTCATTTTACCGAGGAGTTGTTAAGTAAGGTAACAAGAAAGGGTGCTGCCGTTGCCAATATCACCTTGCATGTGGGATACGGGACATTTGCCCCGGTCCGGGTGAATGATATCAGGAATCATACAATACACTCGGAATATATTGAGATTTCACCAGAAACTGCGGATCAGGTAAATGAAGTTAAAATGGCTGGCGGCAAGGTCTGGGCGGTTGGCACAACCACGGTTCGCGCCCTTGAGTCTGCTGCAACCGCACAAGGAATGCTGAATGCCTTTCAGGGATTATGTAATCTGTATATATACCCGGGATATCAATTTCGGATTGTGGATAATCTGGTCACCAATTTCCATCTGCCGCGCTCGTCATTGCTGTTCATGGTGAGTGCTCTTGCAGGAAGGAACTTTGTGATGCAGGCTTATAGTCATGCGGTGGGGAAAAAATATCGTTTTTACAGCTACGGCGATGCCATGGCAATTATCATGAAGAAGTGA
- a CDS encoding zinc ribbon domain-containing protein: MPLYEYQCQSCENVIEILQSISDEPETTCPDCSGDLKKLISMSSFQLKGGGWYSEGYSSAPKNGRTPCAEKACSATNSSSSKEDTKPVCPKAAGSTCGC; this comes from the coding sequence ATGCCGTTATATGAGTATCAATGCCAATCCTGTGAAAATGTTATTGAAATTTTGCAAAGCATTTCCGATGAACCGGAAACAACCTGCCCCGACTGTTCAGGCGACCTCAAAAAACTTATTTCAATGAGTTCATTTCAGTTGAAAGGTGGCGGATGGTATTCCGAAGGCTACAGCAGCGCTCCAAAAAACGGCCGCACACCCTGTGCGGAGAAAGCCTGCAGTGCAACAAATTCATCAAGCAGCAAAGAAGACACCAAGCCTGTATGCCCCAAGGCGGCAGGCTCCACCTGCGGCTGCTAA
- a CDS encoding HDOD domain-containing protein, protein MDEEKRDKFKKTLRQVRNLPTLPGIVIKLSQMAEDPETTTEQMGKVISKDHIMAAKLLKLVNSAFYGFPQRISSLSSAIILLGFNVIKSLIISASIFEVMEAQDVELWEHSLGCAVVSSVLAKRLGVSEPEEISTAGLIHDIGKVAIKMELPNEYKLINKLVEENGLSMMEAEREVLGLEHSEVGGWLAKSWNLPNKLVEPVSCHHDPRLAKEEQLASAIVHFSDIMIRGMGYGHGHDIWVPRLSKRAWRLLDLSPEDLAQIVEEVEEKLWDVKGFSLDVQSETEADTAKS, encoded by the coding sequence ATGGATGAAGAAAAAAGAGATAAATTTAAAAAAACTCTGCGTCAGGTAAGAAATCTGCCAACATTGCCCGGCATTGTTATCAAGCTTTCGCAGATGGCGGAAGACCCTGAGACCACAACCGAGCAGATGGGCAAGGTGATCAGTAAGGATCACATCATGGCGGCAAAACTTCTTAAGCTCGTAAATTCCGCTTTTTACGGCTTTCCCCAAAGAATAAGCTCGTTGAGCAGCGCCATCATCCTTCTGGGTTTCAACGTTATAAAGAGTTTGATAATCAGCGCTTCAATTTTTGAGGTCATGGAAGCTCAGGATGTTGAACTCTGGGAGCATTCTCTGGGTTGCGCTGTGGTAAGCAGTGTACTTGCCAAGCGGTTGGGGGTGAGCGAGCCTGAAGAGATCAGCACCGCAGGACTTATCCACGATATCGGCAAAGTGGCCATAAAGATGGAATTGCCGAATGAATACAAACTTATTAATAAGCTTGTTGAAGAAAATGGCTTAAGCATGATGGAGGCCGAAAGAGAAGTTCTGGGGCTTGAACATTCCGAGGTCGGAGGCTGGCTTGCAAAAAGCTGGAATCTTCCGAATAAGCTGGTGGAGCCGGTTTCATGTCATCATGATCCCAGGCTCGCAAAAGAAGAACAGCTTGCCAGCGCCATTGTCCATTTCAGCGATATCATGATCAGGGGGATGGGGTATGGGCATGGCCATGATATCTGGGTCCCCAGGTTGAGCAAAAGAGCCTGGCGACTTCTTGATTTGTCTCCTGAAGATCTTGCTCAGATTGTTGAAGAGGTGGAAGAAAAATTATGGGATGTAAAGGGATTCAGCCTTGATGTCCAATCTGAGACTGAGGCTGATACGGCCAAGTCATGA
- a CDS encoding diguanylate cyclase has protein sequence MPRILVAGQETLLTLPFRELLQIHGYEIVVCSRLTDAVAIILDDPPDFLIIEKGFDLNGDVGLIKASKACLQKANMPILLILDEDLVSTLDWNLYLIDDIIIRPYSPELLLARVHLAESRMNRVFDNNPLTRLPGNTSILKAIQKVLGRDSCFAVCYVDIDNFKPYNDRYGFSRGDEVIIMTGRIIVNVIEEMSRDGSFVGHIGGDDFVFILREEHVISVCEKILVNFELVKNMFLSAVDIKAGSFVGKDRKGNENNFDLLSLSIGVIITEPGKYSHYGEVTEAASQMKSYVKKRSGSNFFIDRREIL, from the coding sequence ATGCCAAGAATTCTGGTCGCGGGACAGGAGACCCTTTTAACGCTGCCTTTCAGGGAACTATTGCAGATTCATGGGTATGAAATTGTAGTATGTTCAAGGCTTACTGACGCTGTGGCGATAATCCTTGACGATCCCCCTGATTTTCTGATAATCGAAAAGGGCTTTGATCTTAACGGTGATGTTGGATTGATCAAAGCCTCAAAGGCATGCCTGCAGAAGGCGAATATGCCCATTCTTCTGATTCTTGACGAAGATCTCGTCTCGACCCTTGATTGGAATCTTTATCTCATCGATGATATTATCATCCGTCCTTATTCTCCCGAACTGCTTCTCGCCCGCGTCCATCTTGCCGAATCACGCATGAATCGGGTTTTTGATAATAATCCCCTGACTCGTCTTCCTGGTAACACTTCAATTCTCAAAGCTATACAGAAAGTACTGGGGCGGGATTCCTGTTTTGCCGTCTGCTATGTGGATATTGATAATTTTAAACCGTATAATGATCGTTATGGATTTTCCCGGGGTGATGAGGTGATTATCATGACGGGTAGAATAATTGTCAATGTCATAGAAGAAATGTCCCGGGACGGCAGTTTTGTTGGTCATATCGGAGGGGATGATTTTGTCTTTATTCTCAGGGAAGAGCATGTCATCTCAGTTTGTGAGAAGATTCTTGTAAATTTTGAACTCGTGAAAAATATGTTTCTGAGTGCCGTTGATATCAAGGCTGGGAGTTTTGTGGGCAAGGATCGAAAAGGGAATGAAAACAATTTTGACCTCCTGAGTCTTTCGATTGGAGTAATAATAACCGAGCCGGGAAAATATTCGCATTACGGCGAAGTAACCGAGGCTGCCTCGCAAATGAAAAGTTATGTGAAAAAGAGGTCCGGGAGTAATTTTTTTATCGACCGGCGGGAGATACTGTGA
- a CDS encoding MucR family transcriptional regulator — MNKSLVEMAAELVQSQCASKGMTTEEITFALQNTFKALQGLQANEVGQQGTEGTISMESGIGTTLSPEKSIQKNKIVCLECGQEFRMLSPKHLKSHGLSGKEYRVKWGFSLRQPLCAKALSERRKKAGKARGLPENLRKAIAKRTKGKKTSAKK; from the coding sequence ATGAACAAATCACTGGTGGAGATGGCCGCCGAACTTGTCCAGTCTCAATGTGCATCAAAAGGGATGACTACTGAAGAAATCACCTTTGCATTACAAAACACCTTTAAAGCCCTTCAAGGTCTGCAGGCAAACGAAGTCGGGCAACAGGGCACAGAGGGCACAATTTCCATGGAGTCCGGTATTGGAACGACTCTGAGTCCTGAAAAATCAATTCAGAAGAATAAGATAGTCTGTCTTGAATGCGGGCAGGAATTCAGGATGCTTTCACCAAAGCACCTCAAATCACATGGACTGAGCGGCAAAGAATATCGTGTGAAATGGGGTTTTTCTCTCAGGCAGCCATTATGCGCCAAAGCGCTCTCCGAACGCCGGAAAAAAGCCGGGAAGGCAAGAGGGCTTCCGGAGAATCTCAGAAAGGCAATTGCCAAGAGAACCAAAGGGAAAAAGACTTCTGCAAAGAAGTGA